Genomic window (Fusobacterium russii ATCC 25533):
GACACAGGGAATGTCTATACCTTCATTGAAAATATCCACCGAAATTAAAAATTCCAACTCAGCTTCTTCAAGTTTTTTTATAGCTTCCTCTCTTTCTGTATCGGAGTTCTGAGAGCTCAGGGCCATAGCCTTTCTACCTAATACATTAAACTTATAAGCTAATATTTTAGCTTCTTGAACATTGGAAACAAAAATTAATGAATGAAGTTCATTACCGCTGTAGCCATAATAATCACTTTTATCAAGTATATGCTTTACTCTTTCATCTGATGTCAAACTGTTGATAGAACTTTTGTCACTTATACTTTCTCCATTGATTATTAAATCTGAAATTCCGAAATAATGGAAAGGGCAGAGTAAGTTTTCCCGCATTGCTTGATGAAGACGAATTTCATAAGCTATATTATGATCAAATAATTCATATATATTAAAATTATCGGTTCTTTCTGGGGTCGCAGTTAAACCTAGTAAAAATTTCGGCTCAAAATAGTTTAGGATATTTTGATAAGTCTTGGCAGCACTGTGATGAACCTCATCAATAATGATATAGTCAAAATAATCTTTAGAGAATTTTTCCAGATATTCTTTTTTATTAAGAGTTTGTACCATAGCAAAAATTATTATTTCTTTGTGAGAACCTTCAGTAAATAGCTTAATTTTATCTTTTTCAAAAAGTTCAAACTTTTTATTTTTAAATATTTTTTTAAAACTCTCAATAGATTTTTCTAAGATAACTTTTCTATGTGAAATAAATAATATTTTTTTAGCCCCATATTCTTTTGCCGCAAAAGCACTTAAATATGTTTTACCAGTACCTGTTGCACTGATTAATAAGGCTTTATTTTTGTTGACACTTAGTTCTTTCAAGTTTTTTAGAGCCTCATTTTGCATTAAATTTGGCTTTATATTTGAAGAATAGTTTAATTCAGCATAGGAGATTTTAAATTTTTTTATGTCTTCATATTTCTCTTCATATATTTTCAAATCTATTTCTGAAATTTTTTTCAGTGAATTAAAAATATTAAAAAATTTCTCTAAACTTGATTTTACAATTTTCCCATTGGATAGGGAATTTATTTTTAAATTCCACTCGAAATTAATAGTTAGAGCTGACTGTGTCAGATTTGCACTACCTATTATTAAGGTCCAGATATCAGCTTTTCTAAAAAAATAAGCTTTAGGATGAAATCTTTCATTACTGATAATCTTTAAATCTATATTTTTAAAGGAAAGAAGTTTCCTAAGGGCCTTGGGCTCAGTAAAAGCTAAATAATCCCCAGTTAAAATTTTTCCGGGAACATTTCTTTCCTCTAATTTTTTTAATTCTTCCAAAAATAATGTCAGTCCACCGAGAGTTATAAAGGCAACTGAAAAAATAAACTCATCACAGCTTTCCAAATGTTTACGAAGAACTGTCATAATTTTCTCTTCGTCATTACTTATTAGGGAATGCTGATAATTTATATCTGATTCTATTTCAGAGTCAATTATAGAGGTTTCTATGGACTTGTTTATTATATTTTTCACTGTTTGATTCTCCTTATTTTTACTTTTGTAATATTTTATCATATTTGAAAGAAATTTAAATATTTCTGTCAATATATAAGAAATTTGAAAATGTAAAATATATACTATATAATTATAGCAAAATATTAATATGGGGGTTTATTATGATAACAACTCTTTGTTATATAGAAAAAGATGATAAGTATTTGATGTTACATAGAACAAAAAAGGAAAAAGATATAAATGCAGGGAAATGGCTTGGAGTTGGAGGAAAGCTTGAAAAAGATGAAAGTCCAGAGGAATGTCTTTTAAGGGAAATTACAGAGGAAACTGGACTAATAGCAAATTCATACGACTTTAGAGGAATAGTTATTTTTAATTTTAATAATGATGAACCACTTTATATGTATCTGTATACTTGTAATGATT
Coding sequences:
- a CDS encoding DEAD/DEAH box helicase, with the translated sequence MKNIINKSIETSIIDSEIESDINYQHSLISNDEEKIMTVLRKHLESCDEFIFSVAFITLGGLTLFLEELKKLEERNVPGKILTGDYLAFTEPKALRKLLSFKNIDLKIISNERFHPKAYFFRKADIWTLIIGSANLTQSALTINFEWNLKINSLSNGKIVKSSLEKFFNIFNSLKKISEIDLKIYEEKYEDIKKFKISYAELNYSSNIKPNLMQNEALKNLKELSVNKNKALLISATGTGKTYLSAFAAKEYGAKKILFISHRKVILEKSIESFKKIFKNKKFELFEKDKIKLFTEGSHKEIIIFAMVQTLNKKEYLEKFSKDYFDYIIIDEVHHSAAKTYQNILNYFEPKFLLGLTATPERTDNFNIYELFDHNIAYEIRLHQAMRENLLCPFHYFGISDLIINGESISDKSSINSLTSDERVKHILDKSDYYGYSGNELHSLIFVSNVQEAKILAYKFNVLGRKAMALSSQNSDTEREEAIKKLEEAELEFLISVDIFNEGIDIPCVNQLILLRPTLSSIVYIQQLGRGLRKNKNKDYTVVLDFIANYEKNFLIPVAISQNSNFDKDSMKRFMMNATNILPGESSISFDEISKERIFENINNSNFSNKKLIEQDFNLLEKQLGRLPLLCDFFDRNMVEPSVILKFKKDYDSVLKSLRPKISLGEINSLERNFLIFLSVFFTPAKRQHEMLILKELLKQKKSMDLEDIISILKTEYGLVEQRTNIENGIKHLAKEIFINLSQIKPYPAILNSRNNKYFLNDSFKESYEKNNYFKTLIDDLIEYNLKYCQRYFKQDGKSTLKLYSEYSKQEAFWYGNLDFNNGYQVSGYTPFTKERKLMIFITMVNSNARNIYTNTFYDSQTFNWFSKSSRYLEKNGMETIEGKIAKGFYNILVFVKKTNGENFYYLGEVDKVLDFKEIKDRQNKTMVEYIFKLKQEVKKDLLDYLTL